One Aquipuribacter nitratireducens genomic region harbors:
- a CDS encoding helix-turn-helix domain-containing protein, giving the protein MTDEPDGVLSAVGPRLRALRRRRETTLTELSAATGISTSTLSRLESGTRRPTLELLLPLARAHGVSLDELVDAPPTGDPRVTLRPVEHHGLTMLPLTRRPGGIQAYKLVMHPQARSREPDPQSHEGYEWFYVLDGRLRLVLGDHDVVLVPGEAAEFDTRTPHWFAPADDEPVELLVLFGRQGQRAHLRARPRAATHRVG; this is encoded by the coding sequence GTGACCGACGAGCCCGACGGCGTGCTGTCCGCTGTGGGCCCGCGACTGCGGGCCCTGCGACGACGCCGCGAGACGACCCTCACCGAGCTGTCGGCAGCGACCGGCATCTCGACGAGCACGCTGTCCCGGCTCGAGTCGGGCACCCGCCGGCCGACGCTGGAGCTCCTGCTGCCGCTCGCGCGCGCCCACGGCGTCAGCCTCGACGAGCTCGTCGACGCCCCACCGACCGGCGACCCCCGCGTCACCCTCCGCCCGGTCGAGCACCACGGCCTCACCATGCTGCCGCTCACCCGGCGTCCCGGCGGGATCCAGGCCTACAAGCTCGTCATGCATCCGCAGGCGCGCAGCCGCGAGCCCGACCCGCAGTCGCACGAGGGGTACGAGTGGTTCTACGTGCTCGACGGACGGCTGCGGCTCGTGCTCGGCGACCACGACGTCGTGCTCGTCCCGGGCGAGGCCGCGGAGTTCGACACGCGGACGCCGCACTGGTTCGCCCCCGCGGACGACGAGCCGGTCGAGCTGCTCGTGCTCTTCGGTCGACAGGGCCAGCGCGCGCACCTGCGGGCGCGACCGCGGGCCGCGACCCACCGGGTCGGGTGA
- a CDS encoding NAD(P)/FAD-dependent oxidoreductase: MTDQMVPGPEVSDGLDESYDVVVVGGGSAGLSAGLMLGRALRRVAVVDAGAPRNAPAHEVHGLLGRDGTPPAELLARGRSEVRRYGGHVVVGTVGQVSGTDGAFTVDLADGRTTLARKLLVTTGLADELPDVAGLRERWGRDVLHCPYCHGWEVRGQAIGVVASGPMALHQVLLFRQWSDDVTLFTHTQDAPSPEDAERLAARGIGVVEGRVASVEVRDDRVTGLRLADGTLVAREAVVVGTYMRARADLLGALGLEAVPHPSGTGEHVPADPVGRTAVPGVSVAGNVTDLTAQVGAAAAAGAMAAAVLNADLVTEETATAVQAARTSRVA, translated from the coding sequence GTGACCGATCAGATGGTGCCCGGACCCGAGGTGTCCGACGGGCTGGACGAGAGCTACGACGTCGTCGTCGTGGGAGGAGGATCGGCCGGTCTGAGCGCCGGCCTCATGCTGGGCCGCGCCCTGCGGCGCGTCGCCGTCGTCGACGCCGGCGCCCCCCGCAACGCGCCCGCGCACGAGGTGCACGGCCTGCTCGGCCGGGACGGCACGCCACCCGCCGAGCTGCTCGCGCGCGGCAGGTCCGAGGTCCGGCGCTACGGCGGCCACGTCGTCGTGGGCACCGTCGGGCAGGTGAGCGGCACCGACGGTGCCTTCACGGTCGACCTCGCCGACGGCAGGACGACCCTCGCCCGCAAGCTGCTCGTCACGACCGGTCTCGCCGACGAGCTGCCGGACGTCGCCGGGCTGCGCGAGCGGTGGGGCCGCGACGTGCTGCACTGCCCGTACTGCCACGGCTGGGAGGTGCGCGGCCAGGCCATCGGGGTCGTCGCGTCGGGACCGATGGCCCTCCACCAGGTGCTGCTGTTCCGGCAGTGGAGCGACGACGTCACCCTCTTCACCCACACGCAGGACGCGCCGTCCCCGGAGGACGCCGAGAGGCTCGCCGCCCGCGGCATCGGCGTCGTCGAGGGACGCGTGGCCTCTGTGGAGGTCCGCGACGACCGGGTGACCGGGCTCCGGCTGGCGGACGGCACGCTCGTCGCGCGTGAGGCTGTCGTCGTCGGGACGTACATGCGGGCGCGTGCGGACCTGCTCGGCGCCCTCGGCCTCGAGGCCGTGCCGCACCCGAGCGGGACGGGTGAGCACGTGCCCGCCGACCCCGTGGGACGCACCGCCGTGCCGGGGGTGTCGGTCGCAGGGAACGTCACGGACCTCACAGCCCAGGTCGGTGCCGCCGCGGCGGCCGGGGCGATGGCCGCCGCGGTGCTGAACGCGGACCTCGTCACGGAGGAGACCGCCACGGCCGTCCAGGCAGCGAGGACGAGCCGGGTCGCCTGA